From the genome of Haloplanus sp. XH21, one region includes:
- a CDS encoding DNA cytosine methyltransferase produces MTPREATRLQSFPVGYVFLGPFTSWFRQIGNAVPPIAGKRFGVTLSQLVTEKQTAIRKSQKNQPESEATTDD; encoded by the coding sequence ATCACGCCTCGGGAGGCGACCCGCCTGCAATCGTTCCCGGTCGGGTATGTGTTCCTCGGACCGTTCACAAGCTGGTTCCGACAGATCGGGAATGCAGTCCCCCCGATAGCCGGGAAACGATTTGGAGTCACACTCTCCCAGTTGGTCACTGAGAAACAGACAGCGATCCGGAAATCACAGAAGAATCAGCCGGAGTCAGAGGCTACAACGGACGATTAG
- the rdfA gene encoding rod-determining factor RdfA, with translation MAEDTGGRSRRSSKVARMIAEYDVDESLGDELERLWTAEGQQRKSLRDLADFFNKQLLESAMTAAGISTVNGEVSNLYRLLTADDVSSGMRTEARTRLEREGVDIEQLERDFVSYQAIRSYLTEYRDASYEQPSDSEQVESVLDSIRRLQSRLRSLTEGSLDRLRSTGRITLGEFRLFIDIDVLCEDCGAQYGVIDLLERGGCDCEGET, from the coding sequence ATGGCAGAGGATACCGGTGGACGATCAAGGAGATCGAGCAAGGTAGCCAGGATGATCGCTGAATATGATGTCGACGAATCTCTTGGTGACGAACTTGAACGGCTCTGGACGGCCGAAGGCCAACAGCGCAAAAGTCTCCGAGATCTCGCGGATTTCTTTAATAAGCAACTGCTCGAAAGTGCAATGACTGCTGCAGGCATCTCTACTGTAAACGGGGAAGTCTCCAATCTTTATCGGCTCCTCACCGCTGACGACGTGAGTAGTGGGATGCGGACTGAGGCTCGAACCCGCCTCGAACGTGAGGGCGTCGATATTGAGCAACTCGAACGTGATTTCGTCTCGTACCAGGCAATTCGCTCGTACCTCACTGAATACCGGGATGCTTCATACGAACAGCCTTCCGACAGCGAGCAAGTAGAGAGCGTTCTTGATTCTATCCGACGCCTTCAGTCCCGACTTCGGTCGCTCACCGAGGGAAGCCTAGATCGACTCCGCTCGACAGGGCGGATTACGCTCGGTGAGTTCCGCTTGTTCATCGATATTGATGTTCTCTGTGAGGACTGTGGCGCACAATACGGCGTCATCGATCTGCTCGAACGTGGCGGCTGTGATTGCGAGGGAGAGACGTAG